One Streptomyces sp. NBC_01237 genomic region harbors:
- a CDS encoding endonuclease I family protein — translation MSRRHLFYARPLLATAAAVAVLAGTAAAAPAQPRPDGAASAAPSTALDDTYYQDALGKTGTELKGALHTIISDQTKLSYSQVWDALKNTDEDPANSSNVILLYTGRSQSKSENGGNADQWNREHVWAKSHGDFGTATGPGTDIHHLRPEDVSVNSTRGNKDFDNGGSQLGEAPGNYTDSDSFEPRDAVKGDVARMILYMAVRYEGDDSFADLEPNDRVGNGSAPNIGKLSVLKQWSQEDPPDTFEQRRNDVIFDQYQHNRNPFIDHPEWVEAIW, via the coding sequence ATGTCCCGTCGTCACCTGTTCTACGCGCGTCCACTACTGGCCACCGCGGCCGCCGTCGCCGTGCTCGCGGGCACCGCGGCCGCCGCACCGGCCCAGCCCCGGCCGGACGGAGCGGCCTCGGCGGCCCCGTCCACCGCCCTCGACGACACGTACTACCAGGACGCCCTCGGCAAGACCGGTACCGAGCTCAAGGGCGCCCTGCACACGATCATCAGCGACCAGACCAAGCTCTCCTACAGCCAGGTGTGGGACGCCCTCAAGAACACCGACGAGGACCCCGCCAACTCCTCCAACGTCATCCTCCTCTACACCGGGCGCTCGCAGTCCAAGAGCGAGAACGGCGGCAACGCGGACCAGTGGAACCGGGAGCACGTCTGGGCCAAGTCGCACGGCGACTTCGGCACGGCGACCGGCCCCGGCACCGACATCCACCACCTGCGCCCCGAGGATGTCTCGGTCAACTCCACCCGCGGCAACAAGGACTTCGACAACGGCGGCAGCCAGTTGGGCGAGGCCCCGGGCAACTACACCGACAGCGACTCCTTCGAACCGCGTGACGCGGTCAAGGGCGATGTCGCCCGGATGATCCTCTACATGGCGGTGCGGTACGAGGGCGACGACTCCTTCGCCGACCTCGAACCCAACGACCGGGTCGGAAACGGTTCCGCCCCGAACATCGGCAAGCTGTCCGTACTGAAGCAGTGGAGCCAGGAAGACCCGCCGGACACCTTCGAACAGCGGCGCAACGACGTCATATTCGACCAGTACCAGCACAACCGGAACCCGTTCATCGACCACCCCGAATGGGTCGAGGCCATCTGGTAG
- the glsA gene encoding glutaminase A has protein sequence MSAADAVTDALRELRAEFIGVREGQLADYIPKLTLADPDAFGLALVSMDGHRYSMGEAEIPFTLQSISKPFVYALALSVLGLDEVGRWVSAEPSGEAFNAISLEPVTGRPANAMVNAGAIVTTALIPDTPDEPAFDRILHCLGSFAGRRLDVDEEVYASEAATGDRNRALAYLIRSAGTLPVDPVAAVETYFRQCAVRATAVDLATMAATLAHGGVNPLTGDTVVSAEVAAQVLAVMATCGMYDASGDWLLRVGLPAKSGVSGGLIAAGPARFGLATYSPPLDASGTSVRGHAALGALSRRLGLHLMNNPALPGSTVTLATTADDLPSAPADDRERALRERVGVVAAQGALDFTAAERVLYALDESGPERTGSVVLDLREVTTIDSVALAMLHTGLSRLAGDGRRAAVVDPADRLGPPDLVRERTGQDLPRYASREQAVQYCAHALPGAG, from the coding sequence ATGAGCGCCGCCGACGCCGTGACCGATGCCCTGCGGGAACTGCGCGCCGAGTTCATCGGCGTACGTGAGGGGCAACTGGCCGACTACATCCCGAAGTTGACCCTTGCCGACCCGGACGCCTTCGGGCTGGCCCTGGTCAGCATGGACGGACATCGCTACAGCATGGGTGAGGCGGAGATCCCCTTCACCCTTCAGTCGATCTCCAAGCCGTTCGTCTACGCGCTCGCCCTGTCCGTCCTCGGCCTCGACGAGGTGGGCCGCTGGGTGAGCGCGGAACCGAGCGGCGAGGCGTTCAACGCCATCAGCCTGGAACCGGTCACCGGACGGCCGGCCAACGCCATGGTCAACGCGGGCGCCATCGTCACCACCGCGCTGATCCCCGACACCCCCGACGAGCCCGCGTTCGACCGGATCCTGCACTGCCTGGGCAGCTTCGCCGGACGGCGTCTCGACGTCGACGAGGAGGTGTACGCCTCCGAGGCGGCGACCGGGGACCGCAACCGGGCGCTCGCCTATCTGATCCGCAGCGCCGGAACCCTGCCCGTCGACCCCGTGGCGGCGGTGGAGACGTACTTCCGGCAGTGTGCCGTCCGGGCCACCGCCGTCGATCTCGCCACGATGGCCGCGACCCTCGCCCACGGTGGCGTCAATCCACTCACGGGGGACACCGTGGTCTCGGCCGAGGTCGCGGCACAGGTCCTCGCCGTCATGGCCACCTGCGGCATGTACGACGCCTCCGGCGACTGGCTGCTGCGGGTCGGTCTGCCGGCCAAGAGCGGAGTGTCCGGCGGACTGATCGCGGCGGGCCCGGCCCGTTTCGGTCTGGCCACCTACAGCCCGCCGCTGGACGCGTCCGGCACGTCGGTGCGCGGGCACGCCGCGCTGGGCGCACTGTCGCGGCGGCTCGGACTCCATCTGATGAACAACCCGGCGCTCCCCGGATCCACCGTCACCCTCGCCACCACCGCCGACGATCTGCCGTCGGCGCCCGCCGACGACCGCGAACGCGCACTGCGGGAAAGGGTGGGGGTGGTCGCCGCGCAGGGCGCCCTCGACTTCACGGCCGCGGAACGGGTGCTCTACGCCCTGGACGAGTCCGGACCTGAGCGGACCGGCTCCGTCGTGCTCGACCTGCGCGAGGTCACCACCATCGACTCCGTGGCCCTCGCGATGCTGCACACCGGGCTCTCCCGGCTCGCGGGGGACGGCCGGCGCGCGGCTGTCGTCGACCCGGCGGACCGGCTCGGTCCGCCCGACCTCGTCAGGGAGCGCACCGGCCAGGATCTGCCGCGCTACGCCTCCCGCGAGCAGGCCGTCCAGTACTGCGCCCACGCACTGCCGGGGGCCGGCTGA
- a CDS encoding baeRF3 domain-containing protein, producing MDTDALTAGLLRELRATRPYPAVSLTMPTHRRAPDNAQDAVRLRNLVAEAGNRLEADPQVTREARAAVREQLDRAVAEVDPRRALDSLVILATAEEYQIWQLPRTAPERVVLSDTFLTRNLVAAKAQARPFWVLTVAADHAALWSGTADAVRPEERNGFPLTAPKEAPNPQREERIGDTPSTFSDEETRQFLRTVDEKLRAVLAADPRPLYLIGLAPALALLDEVGESAGTAIGRVTKGAPADISPAELLRELRPALEAGSGRTADEIETRLDHARGSHTFAGGLDEVWAAVREGRAGLVAVEEHVQRTVRVTDGHLEPVGVDAARTADGEVREDIVDELVEAALDSGADVVFVADDSLAGHGRIAAALRY from the coding sequence ATGGATACGGATGCCCTGACCGCCGGTCTGTTGAGGGAGCTGCGGGCGACCAGGCCCTATCCGGCCGTCTCCCTGACCATGCCGACCCACCGCCGGGCCCCGGACAACGCCCAGGACGCCGTACGGCTGCGCAACCTCGTGGCGGAGGCCGGCAACCGGCTGGAGGCCGACCCTCAGGTGACCCGCGAGGCCCGCGCCGCCGTCCGGGAACAGCTGGACCGGGCGGTCGCCGAGGTGGACCCGCGCCGGGCACTGGACTCGCTGGTCATCCTCGCCACGGCCGAGGAGTACCAGATCTGGCAGCTGCCGCGTACCGCACCCGAACGAGTGGTCCTGAGCGACACCTTCCTCACCCGCAACCTCGTCGCCGCGAAGGCACAGGCCCGGCCGTTCTGGGTGCTCACCGTCGCCGCCGACCACGCGGCCCTGTGGAGCGGCACCGCGGACGCGGTCCGCCCGGAGGAGCGGAACGGCTTCCCGCTGACGGCGCCCAAGGAGGCGCCGAACCCGCAGCGCGAGGAGCGGATCGGCGACACCCCGAGCACCTTCAGCGACGAGGAGACGCGGCAGTTCCTGCGTACGGTCGACGAGAAGCTGCGCGCGGTGCTCGCTGCGGACCCGCGCCCCCTGTACCTCATCGGTCTGGCGCCCGCGCTCGCGCTGCTCGACGAGGTCGGCGAGAGCGCCGGGACGGCCATCGGCCGCGTCACCAAGGGAGCGCCGGCCGACATCTCCCCCGCCGAACTGCTCCGGGAGCTGCGGCCCGCACTGGAGGCGGGGTCGGGCCGGACGGCGGACGAGATCGAGACCAGGCTCGACCACGCGCGCGGCAGCCACACGTTCGCCGGTGGTCTCGACGAGGTGTGGGCCGCCGTACGGGAGGGTCGCGCCGGTCTCGTCGCGGTGGAGGAACACGTCCAGCGGACCGTCAGGGTGACGGACGGGCATCTGGAGCCGGTCGGCGTGGACGCCGCTCGGACGGCGGACGGAGAGGTGCGCGAGGACATCGTGGACGAACTCGTCGAGGCGGCCCTGGACAGCGGCGCCGACGTGGTCTTCGTCGCCGACGACTCCCTCGCCGGACACGGACGGATCGCGGCGGCCCTGCGCTACTGA
- a CDS encoding D-2-hydroxyacid dehydrogenase family protein: MKLRCAVIDDFQSVATTVVDWSPVAEDVEVVPFREHFGTEGELAAALADFEIVVTLRERVRFPATLFARLPRLRLLVASGMRNSVIDFAAAEQHGVTVCGTASSVTAPVELTWALLLGLARGIVPEATALRTGGPWQSTLGADLHGRRLGLLGLGRIGGRVAAVGGAFGMDVVAWSQNLTTERAEEVGVRRAASREELLGTSDFVSVHLALGERTRGLIGAAELALMRPTAYLINTSRAAIVDQDALLAALHGGTIAGAGVDVFDVEPLPADHPMRTAPRLLATPHLGYVSRGNYETYYGQAVEDIRAFLAGRPVRRLG, translated from the coding sequence GTGAAGCTGCGCTGTGCCGTGATCGACGACTTCCAGTCCGTCGCCACCACCGTCGTCGACTGGTCCCCGGTGGCCGAGGACGTCGAGGTCGTCCCGTTCCGCGAGCACTTCGGTACGGAGGGCGAACTGGCCGCCGCGCTGGCGGACTTCGAGATCGTGGTCACCCTGCGCGAACGCGTCCGTTTCCCGGCGACGCTGTTCGCCCGGCTGCCCCGGCTCAGGCTGCTCGTCGCCTCCGGTATGCGCAACTCCGTCATCGACTTCGCCGCCGCCGAACAGCACGGCGTCACCGTCTGCGGCACCGCCAGCTCCGTCACCGCACCCGTCGAGCTGACCTGGGCCCTGCTGCTCGGCCTGGCCCGGGGGATCGTTCCCGAGGCCACCGCCCTGCGTACCGGCGGCCCTTGGCAGTCCACCCTCGGGGCCGACCTGCACGGCAGGCGCCTCGGTCTGCTGGGTCTGGGCAGGATCGGCGGCCGGGTGGCCGCGGTCGGCGGGGCCTTCGGCATGGACGTCGTGGCGTGGAGTCAGAACCTCACGACGGAGCGCGCCGAGGAGGTCGGGGTCCGTCGTGCCGCCTCCAGGGAAGAACTGCTGGGGACCAGTGACTTCGTCTCCGTCCACCTGGCGCTCGGCGAGCGTACGCGGGGGCTGATCGGGGCGGCCGAACTCGCCCTCATGCGCCCCACCGCGTATCTGATCAACACCTCCCGGGCCGCCATCGTCGACCAGGACGCGCTGCTCGCCGCGCTGCACGGCGGAACCATCGCCGGTGCGGGCGTCGATGTGTTCGACGTGGAGCCCCTCCCGGCCGACCACCCGATGCGCACCGCACCGCGACTGCTGGCCACCCCGCACCTCGGCTATGTGTCGCGCGGCAACTACGAGACGTACTACGGCCAGGCGGTCGAGGACATCAGGGCGTTCCTCGCGGGCCGGCCCGTCCGCCGGCTCGGCTGA